ATCGCCACCCGGTGCGCCTGGATGTGGTCGGGGTGGCCGTAGAAGCCGTTCGGGTCGTACGTGATCAGCACCTGCGGGCGTACCTCCCGCATGATCTCGACCAGGTGCCCGGCGGCCTCGTCGAGGTCGGCCTGCCAGAAGGCGCGGGGGTGCTCGTTGGTGGCGAGCCCCATCATTCCCGAGTCGCGGTAGCGGCCGGCGCCGCCGAGGAAGCGGTAGTCGCTGACGCCGAGCGCGGCGCACGCGGCGGCCAGCTCGGTGATCCGGTATCCGCCGAGCTGGTCGGCCTCGGCGGCGGCGAGCTGGGCCAGCGCGGGCACGTGGATCTCGCCCTCCTCGCCGAGGGTGCAGGTCACCAGCGTGACGTGCGCGCCGTCCGCGGCGTAGTGGGCCATCGTCGAGCCGGTGCCGATCGACTCGTCGTCGGGGTGCGCATGGACCAGCAGCAGGCGGCGGTCGGGCAGCATCGTCACGACGGTCACTCTAACTGGCGGTTCCGCCCGGCTGACGCTGACGCGTCCGCCCAGGTCGGCCACATCACCCCCGGTACCGCTCTACGATTTGGCGTGTGGACTTTCCGGAGCTGGCCGCCCGCACCCGCCGGTTCAGCCATGGCGCTCCACGCGCTGTCTCCGTGGCTGAGGACGGCTCCCGTGTGATCTTCCTGCGCTCTGCCGGCCCGGAGGATCCGGCGGACGCGCTCTGGCTGCTGGACGTGGCCACCGCCGAGGAGCGCGTGGTCGCCGATCCGGCAACCCTGCTGGGCGAGGGTGGGGATGTCAGGTCCCTCTCCCCCGGTGAACGCGCGCTGCGTGAGCGGCTGCGGCTCAGCGCCGCCGGCATCGGCTCGTACGCGCTGGACGCCGCCGGGCGCGTTGCGGTGTTCGCGCTGGCCGGGCGGCTGTTCCGGGCCGACCTGGTGCACGGCGACGTGGTGGAGGTGGCCGCCGTCGGCCCGGTGCTGGATCCCCGTCCGGACCCGAGCGGGCAGCGGCTGGCGTACGTGACCGATGCGGCCGAGGGTGTGCGCCGGGGCGAGCTGCGGTTGATCGAGGCCGACGGCACCGACAGCCTGCTGGCCGGCGAGGACGCCGGGGTGAGCTGGGGGTTGGCCGAGCACATCGCGGCTGAGGAGTTCGGTCGGTATCGGGGCTACTGGTGGGCGCCGGATGGCCGTTCGGTGCTCGCCGCCCGGGTCGACGAGTCCCGCCTGGACCGCTGGCACCTGCACGACCCCGCCGAGCCGGCCAGCCCGCCGACCGCCGTCGCGTACCCCCGGGCTGGTGGGCCGAACGCGGAGGTCAGCCTGCACCTGCTGGACCTGGACGACGGCTGGGTCGACGTGCACTGGGACCGGGAGACCTACCCGTACCTGACCGCGGTCAGCTGGATGGAGGGAAGCCCGCTGATCACCGTGCTGCGCCGCTCGCAGCAGCACGGTCTGGTGCTGGCGGTGGACCCACGAACGGGTGAGACGCAGGTGCACGCCGAGCTGGCCGATCCGCGTTGGGTCGAGCCGATCGCCGGCACACCTGCACACCTGCCGGACGGCCGGGTGCTGGTCGGTGGGGAGCTGGCACACGACGGGTACGACGCGCGGTGCCTGTTCGCCGACGGCACCCTGCTCACCCCGCCGTCGCTGTACGTGCGGCGGGTGGTGGGTCGGCTGCCGGCCGCCGCCGGACCCGCCGACCTGCTGGTGGAGGCGAGCGACGGCGAGCCGAGCGAGCGGCACCTGTTCCGGGTCCGCACCACCATCGGCGGCGGGGTGGACGCGCGGCGGCTCACCACCGACTCCGGCTGGTACACCGCGGCGGTGGGCGGGGACGTGCTGGTGGTCGGTATGGCGTCGCTGGACCATGCCGGGGTGCGCTGGACGGTGCGTCGCGGCGATCAGGAGCTCGCCGAGTTGCGGTCGTTCGCCGCCACCCCGCCGTATTCTCCGCTGCCGCTGCTGGAACGGGTGACCGACCGGCGGCTGCCGGCGGCGGTGCTCTACCCGGACAACCACGTGACGGGCCGGCGGCTGCCGGTGCTGCTGGACATCTACGGCGGGCCGGGGCACCAGGAGGTCGTGGCGGCGCGGGCGGCCTGGCTGGAGCGGCAGTGGTGGGCAGACGCCGGGTTCGCGGTGGTGACCATCGACAACCGGGGTACGCCGGGGGTGGCCCCGTCGTTCGAGAAGGCGATCCACCGACGGGTG
The window above is part of the Micromonospora sp. LH3U1 genome. Proteins encoded here:
- the mshB gene encoding N-acetyl-1-D-myo-inositol-2-amino-2-deoxy-alpha-D-glucopyranoside deacetylase; translation: MTVVTMLPDRRLLLVHAHPDDESIGTGSTMAHYAADGAHVTLVTCTLGEEGEIHVPALAQLAAAEADQLGGYRITELAAACAALGVSDYRFLGGAGRYRDSGMMGLATNEHPRAFWQADLDEAAGHLVEIMREVRPQVLITYDPNGFYGHPDHIQAHRVAMRAVELAAAEGCAPLKVYWTAMPLSVLEAGMTHFAESSDNPFGGIKDIADLPFGTPDAQIAARIDGTDQHTAKEAAMRAHGTQIPATSWLYSIAGNFGGEFMGVEFFTLAVGEKGPGVGPYGWEDDLFAGLPEETAPDRSPVAAAGLR
- a CDS encoding S9 family peptidase, encoding MDFPELAARTRRFSHGAPRAVSVAEDGSRVIFLRSAGPEDPADALWLLDVATAEERVVADPATLLGEGGDVRSLSPGERALRERLRLSAAGIGSYALDAAGRVAVFALAGRLFRADLVHGDVVEVAAVGPVLDPRPDPSGQRLAYVTDAAEGVRRGELRLIEADGTDSLLAGEDAGVSWGLAEHIAAEEFGRYRGYWWAPDGRSVLAARVDESRLDRWHLHDPAEPASPPTAVAYPRAGGPNAEVSLHLLDLDDGWVDVHWDRETYPYLTAVSWMEGSPLITVLRRSQQHGLVLAVDPRTGETQVHAELADPRWVEPIAGTPAHLPDGRVLVGGELAHDGYDARCLFADGTLLTPPSLYVRRVVGRLPAAAGPADLLVEASDGEPSERHLFRVRTTIGGGVDARRLTTDSGWYTAAVGGDVLVVGMASLDHAGVRWTVRRGDQELAELRSFAATPPYSPLPLLERVTDRRLPAAVLYPDNHVTGRRLPVLLDIYGGPGHQEVVAARAAWLERQWWADAGFAVVTIDNRGTPGVAPSFEKAIHRRVADVILTDQIDALTALAGKHPDLDLGRVGVRGWSFGGWLAGLAVLRHPELFRCGIAGAPVTDWALYDTAYTERYLGLPEDGTDLYAHHSLVELAAEPVTSPDQARPLLLVHGLADDNVVAAHTLRLSAALLSTGRPHAVLPLTGATHMAANGTAERLLPLELDFLRTHLGNSATP